Part of the Haloterrigena salifodinae genome, AGTTTGGAGATTTGCTCGAGTTTGGAGATTTGCTCGAGTTTGGAGATTTGCTCGAGTTTGGAGATTTGCTCGAGTTTGGAGATTTGCTCGAGCGATGTATTGTGGTTGTCCCCACTCGACAACCAAGTACACTAACGTTATCATCTATTGACACAAAACAGAGCAACGCCCTTCTCGAGAAACCCGTTCTGTTGACTTGGGACTCTAGCTCGAGTAGTTGATAAGTCTCTCTTTCCCTGGCCAGCCGGCCTATCCTCCCGGTGGTTGGTCCAATCCGCTCTATGTATTCGCTTGGAACGATAAAAGACGATAATTCTATTGTCCTCTGGTTCGTTATCGTTACTATGAATGAATCTAAGCAAAGCGAGAGACCGGACTCGATCGAGGATGTCCACGACCGGCTGGGCGATACTCGCCGATCGATCCTCGAGGCGATCCGTGCCGTTGGCGGCGAGGGTGATACGGCGACAGTCAAGCGCTCGACTGAGGCCGCGATTCCGGAGGGTAGCACGCGATATCATTTCCGGTGGCTCGAGGAGGAGGGCCTAATCGTTGAGGTCGGTCGGAGGGACGTTAGCCACGGTGGCAAAGACGCGATCGTCTGGGAGCTGACCGACGCCGGCGCCGACCTCCTGGAGAGGATCGACAAGGTGGAGGGACGGGAGGACCGCCCTCAGACGATTGAGGGACTGAACGATCGGATCGACAGCCTCGAGGACGAAGTGAGTCAACTGAAAGACGTCGTTCGGACCGCTCTTGACGACGAGCTACGAACGATTATCAGCGAGGAGGTCGCTAAGGAACTGGAGAAGCGGCAGGTCGAAGCGAACGAAAAGTGACTGAAAAGGCTAAACATGGAGCGTGTCATAGAACTGTCCTCAAGGGGTTATTTTCACCAAAAGATCGTCGAATAGGCTGTTGGATAGATCCTGCATAGTGAATGGATATTTTAGTCGAAGTGGAACGAAAAGAATGGCATACAGAAGAAGGTCAGTAGAACCAGATAAGACTTTAAAGAACCAACCAGAAAAAAGCGGTATGGTTAACACACCTGAGCTGGAGGAAATAGAGGAATGGAACGGTGTACTGGGCCCACAATCCAGTGACGAACCGATGTTCTATGAAATCCAAATCTCAAACCAAGAAGTGACTCTCGTGGGACCATCGCCTGGAATGGTGTATAAGTATGATATTGATGAGTTCACGTCACTTGTGGCCAATGGTGAGTGGATACTTGCCGAGGATAATCCTGAGAAGGAGGTTTTCCACACGCCCGACGGCCAACCTGACCAACCTTACTAACTTATTTACTGCATTATTTCTAATATTTATTAGTGAAATAAATCGAAATTCTGTTACCTACTTCGCCTGTATCTATCACTTCGACGGGGACGAGAAGCCTTCTATGACACGCTGTACACATGAGTAACGGCGTTGATTACCGATCGGTAGATATACCGGAGGACAAGTAGAGAAGGCGGGCCATTCATCGAAGAGTAGTCCAACTCGTTTAGCAGACCGGAGAGACGATTGAAAAGAGACCGTTAGTCGAGCTGGCCGACCAACTTATCGAGCGTCCCGCCGTCGTCCTGGTCGTCGTCGGCCTTGTTGGTCGGCTCCGGATCACTGTCGTCCTGGACGTCGCGATCGTCGTTAACCCCGAGTGACGAGAGCGGCACGGACATCCCATCAATGTAGACCTCGAGGTCGTCGACAGCGAGGGTCTCGTCCTCGCCGGTCGTGGGGACAAGGACGATGAACCAGTCCTCTCCAGGTACGGGAACCTCGCCGTTGAACTCGACCTCCGGGATGATCGGTGTCTTGATTGTCCGCATGTCGTCGGTGGCCTCGTCGCCGGCAGCCGGATAGCGGTTGACGTCTTCGAATACGGACTCGGCATCAGGGAACCGAGCGTGCTCTTCTCCGGCACTGTCTCGGAGGATGATCTCGCCGGTCGACTCGTCTCGGACCCAGACGTCCTCTCGAGCGCCGTCGCGATACACTCTTTCCCCGTCGATTCCCAAGGGTCGAAGGTTGTAGAACCGGGTTTCGCCGGAAACATCGTGTCTCTCACGGGCGCCTCGTGGCTCTTCGGCGAGGGTCCGCCAGATGTTATCAGCGACGTCGTCCCGGCAGAGGAACAGACTCTTCTTGCCCTCGCTGAACGCACTCGCGAGGTTCCGAACAGTCTGGCCCTGTTTCGTCGACCCTGTACTTTTCTCGGCCTCGAGGACGGCCTCCCGCCCGCCGGTGAGCGCGTCAACGGTCGGATGGCTCTCCTTGAACTCCTCGAGTGCCTCGGCGATTGCGACGGGATCGGCGTCACTGTCGACCTCGAGCAGCGGAGTGGGATCGGCGACACCGTCGGGAAGGGACTTGTCGCCCTCGCCTTGCTCGGCGATCGTCACGTTGAGACCGAGGTCGTTGAGTGCAGGATACACGTCCCTCAAGACGAGCGAATGCAGGCCACCGCCGGCGCTCTCGTCGTCGCCGACGTCCTGGATGGATGAGACCGTCTCGTCGCCAACAGTCAGCCACAGCGTGCCCTCGCGTTCGCTCTCGGAGAGCATGGAGTCCGGGATTGGTTGGAGGACGTTCCGCCAGAGACGTTCTCGGCTGTCTGTCCGGGTCTCGTCGTGTGCCGGGAGCACGTCCCTGATCGCGTCCTCGCACTCCTCGAGTGGGATCGAGAGGTCGTCCCTGTCCGACCGGAGTGCGGCGTCATGGACGGCCTTTGCGACGTCCTCCTGCGTGCTCTCGTTAGTAAGGAGGTCGACGCCTGACTCCGCTAGCCCACCGTATGGGAGTTCACGTTGAATCTGCTCGTCAGTCAATGGCTCGTCGCCATACTGCTCGAGGCTATCCTCGATGATGTCCTCGACGGCGTCCTTCCCCCGTAGCGGCGGGTACGGGGCGAACGTGGAGAGTTTCAGCGGCCTCGAGTACTCTCCATCGACCGTTGGGAGTCGGGTCCAGACCTTGTACTTCTCCGTCTCAATCAAGTCCTC contains:
- a CDS encoding type IV secretory system conjugative DNA transfer family protein, yielding MKLFGSSGSDDSDESEDVPDDETTVTGETYDITTAGREWIGGVEAVTETEAEGVVAGPDVRKILEEGHSNPRKDLWVGYTEDPQEGFREAGIPFDSLFQHLWVAGVSGAGKTTELLNWMIQLAYSGHGFVYFDPKGKDSRELLRKLPEDRLDDVVWIEPGTERDREIGLNLLEVPATDSEVELETAIENRLENLKAALAAKGELHATMESVTESMGRAMMKANADPDAPDYGVIDFYFILLNAERREEFVEECPDPYIREFLEQIAEMDDEQLRPLLKRVKAWVENGVVRRIIARRESTIDWRDLIDEDRIVIVRTPVESTDVKRLTTLAVMRGIWSAVQNRSYETMGDPDPYFVFADEFDDIASEQLDIKSMLARARSMRLSVTAAVQYPSQLSEEVLKPIKNNADNLVTFVANDADDARILTDRFKGYGPEDLIETEKYKVWTRLPTVDGEYSRPLKLSTFAPYPPLRGKDAVEDIIEDSLEQYGDEPLTDEQIQRELPYGGLAESGVDLLTNESTQEDVAKAVHDAALRSDRDDLSIPLEECEDAIRDVLPAHDETRTDSRERLWRNVLQPIPDSMLSESEREGTLWLTVGDETVSSIQDVGDDESAGGGLHSLVLRDVYPALNDLGLNVTIAEQGEGDKSLPDGVADPTPLLEVDSDADPVAIAEALEEFKESHPTVDALTGGREAVLEAEKSTGSTKQGQTVRNLASAFSEGKKSLFLCRDDVADNIWRTLAEEPRGARERHDVSGETRFYNLRPLGIDGERVYRDGAREDVWVRDESTGEIILRDSAGEEHARFPDAESVFEDVNRYPAAGDEATDDMRTIKTPIIPEVEFNGEVPVPGEDWFIVLVPTTGEDETLAVDDLEVYIDGMSVPLSSLGVNDDRDVQDDSDPEPTNKADDDQDDGGTLDKLVGQLD